From Halanaeroarchaeum sulfurireducens, a single genomic window includes:
- a CDS encoding oligosaccharyl transferase, archaeosortase A system-associated yields MSDDAETDADSAGLDTDRITALLEDWYHLPVLTLIFAFMVWVRQRSWSNFVVDGEVYLGGNDPWYHLRQITYTVQNYPATSPFDIWTNFPLGTHAGHFGTLFDQLIATAALVVGLGDPSTQQIATVTAFAPVILGALVALPTYLIGARLGGRITGLLAAAVLALLPGTILSRSLVGTADHNIAEPLFMSLAIFALLVAIGVAQREKPVWEQLRGLEYDSLRRVLGYATLAGVAMALYMYVWPPGILLVGVFGVFVLVQMTSEMVDGTSPEHLGIAAAVSMTVTAVLMLARLENASFGVSGFTLTQVVFPLAVAAGATFLAWLARVWETRDIDPWYYPGAVLGILAVGAGVVSVALPRLFSLVTSNLIRFVGFSAGAEMRTIGEAQPFPLSMAQQYGLTQPEVLFHEYGLAFFLAVGMLAILLLEPLTRTRDVRELGLAVAVPAVTGLFLGIPAIPQALGGLFGVDPTIAGIVVVGALLAMTAVVGTYDGERMLLVVWTIFMLSAAFTQVRFNYYLAVPVAILSAYLPVYVLQWFDYSIDLEKLTEPDWNAYFAIATVLLLLVVPLAVPVGLTNDQGRTLEKQPAWQVGDATGPGSVTQWDDTLDWMQDNTPAEGNYAGAGNADQLEYQGTYEHTDDFDYPEGSYGVMSWWDYGHWITVLGHRIPVANPFQQHATEAANYLLAPDEATAADTLEVVEEDDAKVQYVAVDWQMVEGKFGAPVTFYTDGNLSQRDTQRTIYQVSEQSEGVQRAATLRTQRYYESQMVRLYAFHGSAADPAPVVVDWDTDTVETAQGPVRIPVVPEDGQLVNQDFQSLEEAQQYVEEDGSAQIGGFQNIPEERVEALEHYRLVKINEGPDNPDERAVKLFERVPGATVAGQGPADSEVTAEVELEIPSRNTSFTYTQHAQTDADGSFEMTLPYASTGYDEWGTEEGYTDVNVEATGPYQFSTAPSADENLTISTYTGTEHVTEGQVVGEDDATVTVELEEEILQEPEGATAGNETATTESTESVAPIDPSA; encoded by the coding sequence ATGAGCGACGACGCCGAGACAGACGCCGATTCTGCCGGCCTCGACACCGACAGAATCACCGCCCTCCTCGAGGACTGGTATCACCTCCCCGTCCTGACGCTTATCTTCGCCTTCATGGTCTGGGTCAGACAGCGGTCGTGGTCGAACTTCGTGGTCGACGGCGAGGTGTACCTCGGCGGCAACGACCCGTGGTACCACCTCCGCCAGATCACCTACACCGTCCAGAACTACCCCGCGACGAGCCCCTTCGATATCTGGACGAACTTCCCGCTGGGCACCCACGCCGGCCACTTCGGCACCCTCTTCGACCAGCTGATCGCCACCGCTGCCCTCGTGGTCGGCCTGGGTGACCCGTCAACCCAGCAGATCGCCACGGTGACCGCCTTCGCGCCCGTGATTCTCGGTGCCCTGGTCGCCCTCCCCACCTACCTCATCGGCGCCCGCCTCGGCGGCCGCATCACGGGCCTTCTCGCCGCGGCCGTCCTGGCGCTCCTCCCGGGAACGATCCTCTCGCGCTCGCTGGTCGGCACGGCCGACCACAACATCGCCGAGCCGCTATTTATGTCCCTCGCGATTTTTGCCCTGCTGGTCGCCATCGGCGTCGCCCAGCGCGAGAAACCCGTCTGGGAGCAACTCCGCGGCCTCGAATACGATTCACTCCGGCGCGTCCTCGGCTACGCCACCCTCGCCGGAGTCGCCATGGCCCTCTACATGTACGTCTGGCCGCCGGGGATCCTCCTCGTCGGCGTCTTCGGCGTCTTCGTCCTCGTCCAGATGACCAGCGAGATGGTCGACGGCACGAGCCCCGAACACCTCGGCATTGCCGCCGCCGTCTCGATGACCGTCACGGCCGTCCTCATGCTCGCCCGCCTCGAGAACGCCAGCTTCGGCGTCTCCGGCTTTACGCTCACCCAGGTCGTCTTCCCGCTGGCCGTCGCCGCCGGCGCGACCTTCCTCGCGTGGCTCGCCCGCGTCTGGGAGACGAGAGACATCGATCCCTGGTACTACCCGGGCGCCGTCCTCGGAATCCTCGCGGTGGGTGCGGGCGTGGTCTCGGTCGCGCTCCCCCGTCTCTTCTCCCTCGTAACCTCCAACCTCATCCGTTTCGTGGGCTTCTCCGCCGGCGCCGAAATGCGTACCATCGGGGAGGCCCAGCCGTTCCCGCTCTCGATGGCCCAGCAGTACGGGTTGACCCAGCCTGAGGTCCTCTTCCACGAGTACGGCCTTGCCTTCTTCCTCGCGGTCGGCATGCTCGCCATCCTGCTGCTCGAACCGCTCACCCGCACGCGGGACGTCCGCGAACTCGGCCTCGCGGTCGCTGTCCCAGCGGTGACGGGGCTCTTCCTCGGGATTCCGGCCATCCCCCAAGCCCTTGGCGGCCTCTTCGGCGTCGATCCGACCATCGCCGGCATCGTGGTCGTCGGCGCCCTTTTGGCGATGACCGCAGTCGTCGGAACCTACGACGGCGAGCGCATGCTGCTCGTGGTCTGGACCATCTTCATGCTCTCCGCCGCGTTCACCCAGGTCCGCTTTAACTACTATCTCGCGGTCCCCGTGGCGATCCTCTCGGCGTACCTCCCGGTCTACGTCCTCCAGTGGTTCGACTACTCGATCGACCTCGAGAAACTGACCGAGCCGGACTGGAACGCCTACTTCGCCATCGCGACCGTTTTGCTTCTCCTGGTCGTCCCGCTCGCGGTCCCGGTCGGGCTGACGAACGACCAGGGCCGGACTCTGGAGAAACAGCCCGCCTGGCAGGTCGGCGACGCCACCGGCCCCGGATCGGTGACCCAGTGGGACGACACCCTCGACTGGATGCAGGACAACACCCCCGCGGAAGGGAACTACGCCGGGGCTGGCAACGCCGACCAGCTCGAGTACCAGGGCACCTACGAGCACACCGACGACTTCGACTACCCCGAGGGAAGTTATGGTGTAATGAGCTGGTGGGACTACGGCCACTGGATCACGGTTCTCGGCCATCGGATCCCGGTCGCCAACCCCTTCCAGCAGCACGCGACCGAGGCTGCGAACTACCTGCTCGCCCCTGACGAGGCGACCGCTGCCGACACCCTCGAGGTCGTCGAGGAAGACGACGCGAAAGTCCAATACGTCGCCGTCGACTGGCAGATGGTCGAGGGCAAATTCGGCGCGCCCGTCACCTTCTACACCGACGGCAATCTCTCACAGCGGGACACCCAGCGCACCATCTATCAGGTGAGCGAGCAGTCCGAGGGCGTCCAGCGGGCTGCAACCCTGCGCACTCAACGCTACTACGAGTCCCAGATGGTCCGTCTCTACGCCTTCCACGGCTCCGCCGCTGACCCGGCACCGGTGGTCGTCGACTGGGATACCGACACCGTCGAGACGGCCCAGGGTCCGGTCCGGATCCCCGTCGTCCCCGAGGACGGCCAGCTGGTGAACCAGGACTTCCAGAGCCTCGAGGAGGCCCAGCAGTACGTCGAGGAGGACGGGTCCGCGCAGATCGGCGGCTTCCAGAACATCCCCGAGGAGCGCGTCGAGGCCCTCGAGCACTACCGGCTAGTGAAGATCAACGAGGGACCGGACAATCCCGACGAGCGGGCCGTCAAACTCTTCGAACGGGTACCGGGTGCGACCGTCGCGGGACAGGGCCCCGCCGATAGCGAGGTCACCGCGGAGGTCGAACTGGAGATTCCCTCCCGCAACACCTCGTTCACCTACACCCAGCACGCCCAGACTGACGCGGATGGCAGCTTCGAGATGACCCTTCCCTACGCCTCGACCGGCTACGACGAGTGGGGCACCGAGGAGGGGTACACCGACGTCAACGTCGAAGCGACCGGCCCCTACCAGTTCAGCACGGCCCCCAGCGCCGACGAGAACCTCACCATCTCCACGTACACCGGCACCGAACACGTGACCGAGGGTCAGGTCGTCGGCGAGGACGATGCGACCGTGACCGTCGAGCTGGAAGAGGAGATTCTCCAGGAGCCCGAGGGCGCGACGGCGGGTAACGAGACGGCGACCACCGAGAGCACCGAGTCGGTTGCCCCGATCGACCCGTCCGCATGA
- the aglG gene encoding glucosyl-dolichyl phosphate glucuronosyltransferase, translating into MVDLVSVVICTYDMERYPVFSEAIESVREQTYEPIEIVLVIDGNEAVYERTVEDYGDVENISIYNNEENKGISYSRTRGGELASGDVVAFIDDDAVAEPDWIETLVDVYETTDAIAAGGDVRPNWQTEKPAWFPAEFYWLVGVVEPGFAEDGEEVRNVYGSNISYRREAFLEVGGYDPKTGRKGDKHLQAHEAPVGIRLLEEYGRGMVFVEDAVVHHTLFDYRGDFGWLVSRSFWQGYSKRVMDLLYPDAPDSKSAYLEQLLTHFVPKRVQGLVRRPSVAAVLQLVMIFVFTGAVGLGYLYAVLQPNLLEG; encoded by the coding sequence ATGGTCGATCTGGTCTCCGTGGTCATTTGCACCTACGACATGGAGCGCTACCCCGTCTTCTCGGAGGCCATCGAGAGTGTTCGCGAGCAGACCTACGAGCCCATCGAGATCGTCCTCGTCATCGACGGGAACGAGGCGGTGTACGAGCGGACGGTCGAGGATTACGGGGACGTCGAGAATATCTCCATCTACAATAACGAGGAGAACAAGGGGATATCGTACAGTCGCACACGCGGAGGCGAGCTGGCCTCGGGGGACGTCGTCGCGTTCATCGACGACGACGCGGTGGCCGAACCGGACTGGATCGAGACGCTGGTCGATGTCTACGAGACGACCGACGCCATCGCGGCCGGGGGCGACGTCCGGCCGAACTGGCAGACCGAGAAGCCGGCCTGGTTCCCCGCGGAGTTCTACTGGCTCGTCGGTGTGGTCGAACCCGGGTTCGCCGAGGACGGCGAGGAGGTGCGCAACGTCTACGGGTCGAACATCTCGTATCGACGCGAGGCGTTCCTCGAAGTCGGCGGGTACGACCCCAAGACCGGCCGGAAGGGGGACAAGCACCTCCAGGCGCACGAGGCGCCGGTCGGGATTCGGCTACTGGAGGAGTACGGCAGGGGCATGGTGTTCGTCGAGGACGCGGTGGTCCACCACACGCTGTTCGACTACCGGGGGGACTTCGGGTGGCTGGTGTCGCGGTCGTTCTGGCAGGGGTACTCGAAGCGCGTGATGGACCTGCTGTATCCCGACGCGCCGGACAGCAAGAGCGCGTACCTGGAGCAGTTACTGACGCACTTCGTGCCGAAGCGCGTGCAGGGGTTGGTGCGGCGGCCGTCCGTGGCGGCGGTGTTGCAGTTGGTGATGATCTTCGTGTTTACTGGTGCTGTCGGGTTGGGGTATCTTTATGCGGTGTTGCAGCCTAATCTTTTGGAAGGGTAA
- a CDS encoding glycosyltransferase family 4 protein, with protein sequence MRVFHAPVFEANAFQELLFDALQERGVETTVERQAMPFTPFAHRLRDADALHLHWLHPYFLFGSIEWVYWLPFSWLICWLAALVFVGQVALAERHVHVVWTAHNLVNHERRYERIDRWVTGQVVRRADAVQVWDDRTRTELCDRFDVEKEKVVAIPHGNYCERYEAEDRTMARKELDLQDDERVYLTFGVIRPYKGVADLVRAFEGVDGRLIVAGNPKYGKLERELKTLTAGRDDVRLDLGYVPDESVPTYFAAADLAVFPYRDIYNSGSVILAMSLGRPVVAPSKGSIPSVLPSGNVVYEDLPAGLRRADAKTDSELRAVGERNRETARIDHAWNDIAQRIEGLYRGTSREGN encoded by the coding sequence ATGCGCGTGTTCCACGCACCCGTCTTTGAGGCTAACGCCTTCCAAGAATTGCTCTTCGATGCGCTTCAGGAACGGGGAGTGGAAACGACGGTGGAGCGCCAAGCGATGCCCTTCACGCCGTTCGCACACCGACTGCGAGACGCGGACGCCCTCCATCTCCACTGGCTCCACCCGTACTTTTTGTTCGGAAGTATCGAGTGGGTCTATTGGCTTCCGTTCAGTTGGCTTATATGCTGGCTAGCAGCGCTCGTGTTCGTCGGGCAAGTGGCGCTCGCTGAGCGTCATGTGCATGTCGTCTGGACCGCTCACAACCTCGTGAATCACGAACGTCGATACGAACGCATTGACCGGTGGGTAACCGGACAAGTCGTTCGCCGTGCCGACGCCGTGCAAGTCTGGGACGACAGGACGCGGACGGAACTCTGCGACCGTTTCGACGTTGAAAAGGAGAAAGTGGTGGCGATTCCACATGGCAACTATTGTGAGCGTTACGAAGCCGAGGATCGGACGATGGCGCGGAAAGAGCTCGATCTGCAAGACGATGAACGCGTCTACCTCACTTTCGGAGTAATCCGACCATACAAGGGAGTTGCTGACCTCGTTCGCGCATTCGAGGGCGTCGACGGTCGTCTCATAGTCGCGGGCAACCCCAAGTACGGCAAATTGGAACGTGAACTCAAAACCCTTACGGCCGGCCGGGATGATGTGCGACTAGACCTGGGCTACGTTCCCGACGAGTCGGTGCCGACATACTTCGCGGCCGCTGACTTGGCCGTCTTTCCTTATCGCGATATCTACAACTCAGGGTCCGTCATCCTTGCGATGAGCCTCGGTCGGCCGGTGGTTGCCCCATCGAAAGGCTCGATCCCATCGGTCCTGCCTTCGGGGAACGTGGTCTACGAGGACCTTCCGGCCGGTCTCCGAAGGGCCGACGCGAAGACAGATTCCGAACTGCGGGCAGTGGGAGAGCGCAACCGCGAAACCGCCCGCATCGACCACGCATGGAACGACATTGCCCAACGAATTGAAGGCCTCTACCGGGGGACCAGTCGAGAAGGTAATTGA
- a CDS encoding type 2 periplasmic-binding domain-containing protein, giving the protein MYSLAQVKRGLSHPNLIIREFNRLYHTRLDSLRYNEAGFGLMEADWDFCHILDACRYDMFAEHSSLPGMLSKRVSRGSNTVEFLRGNFETGTYHDTVYVTANPQYRRYENQFDAEFHDVVDVWANDGWDDTYNTVLPETTTEYALEAADRYPHKRLLVHFIQPHYPFLVPDSTFDKTHLHDEGAETDDFWHRIFYGELDVDPSYVWSLYRKSLDEALPHVERLLTSVEGKHVVTADHGNMVGERAAPLPVREWGHPEGIYVPKLVEVPWLEYTNGERRRVTPTRPRQGTSVDDNAVRERLRTLGYRE; this is encoded by the coding sequence ATGTACTCCCTCGCCCAGGTAAAGCGAGGACTTTCTCATCCGAACTTGATCATCCGCGAATTCAATCGACTCTACCACACGCGCCTCGATAGTCTACGATACAACGAGGCGGGGTTCGGCCTCATGGAAGCAGACTGGGATTTCTGCCATATCCTTGACGCCTGTCGCTACGACATGTTCGCAGAGCACTCGTCACTCCCGGGTATGCTCTCGAAGCGCGTCTCCCGCGGGTCGAACACCGTCGAGTTCCTCCGCGGGAATTTTGAGACGGGGACATACCACGACACGGTGTATGTCACCGCCAATCCTCAGTACCGTCGGTATGAGAACCAGTTCGACGCCGAGTTCCATGATGTCGTTGATGTCTGGGCTAACGACGGCTGGGACGACACGTACAATACCGTTCTCCCCGAGACAACGACCGAGTACGCCCTTGAGGCCGCCGATCGGTACCCCCACAAGCGCCTCCTCGTACACTTCATCCAGCCCCACTACCCATTTCTTGTCCCCGACTCGACGTTCGACAAGACCCATCTTCACGACGAAGGCGCCGAGACAGACGACTTCTGGCATCGCATCTTCTATGGGGAACTGGACGTCGACCCCTCGTACGTTTGGTCCCTGTATCGTAAGTCACTCGACGAAGCGCTCCCCCACGTAGAGCGACTCCTGACATCGGTTGAGGGTAAACACGTCGTCACGGCCGACCACGGTAACATGGTCGGCGAACGCGCCGCGCCACTCCCCGTTCGAGAGTGGGGCCACCCCGAGGGGATTTACGTCCCCAAACTGGTCGAAGTGCCGTGGCTTGAGTACACGAACGGCGAGCGTCGGCGCGTGACCCCAACCCGACCCCGACAAGGGACAAGCGTCGATGACAACGCGGTACGGGAACGCTTACGGACGCTGGGATATCGGGAGTGA
- a CDS encoding glycosyltransferase family 10 domain-containing protein — MQVSVVPQYPLALGDDELFNADEYDPTRAYGTDRTGFAAVHERFAADGHNIHTMDVLSPTEADAVIFVDMDFDVLDRLLDLSPSRRPAFVYLMREPPSVRWYNSAAELPRFATVFDAVVTWNGRLADAHGFYEYNIPQYLEINKGDLPSFDDRTLLTNVSSRKYSKHPDELYSERERIARFYDEYHSEKFTLHGRYWNDPPRKEDIYHHMKLRPHTYRTYGGVVDDKIAVYGHHRFALAFENMTGIEGYLTEKLFDCLRARTVPVYWGANDVERYVPREAFVDYRKFGTPERLHAFLDSMDAEMHRAYLEAASAFLKSGTDPVGPSQYAETLYTATKEAQESEWSAPSASLREEIRARGLLKRLESRPKSLSKMECVAGLLGAVRKYPAMVRERPSAVLESLKCVL; from the coding sequence ATGCAGGTAAGCGTCGTTCCCCAGTATCCATTGGCTCTAGGTGACGATGAACTATTCAATGCAGATGAATACGACCCGACGCGCGCCTATGGTACCGACCGGACTGGATTCGCGGCCGTCCACGAGCGGTTTGCAGCCGACGGTCACAATATTCACACGATGGACGTGTTATCGCCCACAGAGGCGGATGCCGTCATATTCGTAGACATGGACTTCGACGTCCTCGACCGGTTGCTAGACCTCTCGCCCTCGCGTCGGCCAGCGTTTGTTTACCTCATGCGGGAACCGCCGTCAGTACGGTGGTACAACTCTGCAGCGGAACTGCCGCGGTTCGCCACTGTTTTCGATGCCGTCGTCACGTGGAACGGCCGTCTAGCCGACGCACACGGCTTCTACGAGTACAACATCCCGCAGTATCTCGAGATTAATAAAGGGGACCTCCCGTCGTTCGACGACAGGACTCTACTCACAAACGTCTCCAGTCGGAAATACTCCAAACACCCGGACGAACTCTACTCCGAACGTGAGCGTATCGCAAGGTTCTATGACGAATACCACTCTGAAAAATTCACGCTCCACGGGCGCTATTGGAACGACCCGCCGAGAAAGGAAGACATCTACCATCACATGAAACTCCGCCCCCATACCTACCGGACCTATGGTGGCGTCGTTGACGACAAGATCGCGGTCTACGGACATCACCGGTTCGCCCTCGCCTTCGAGAATATGACGGGCATAGAGGGCTACCTGACCGAGAAGCTATTCGACTGCCTGCGTGCGCGGACTGTCCCGGTGTACTGGGGCGCGAATGACGTGGAGCGGTATGTGCCCAGGGAAGCGTTCGTCGACTACCGGAAGTTCGGGACACCGGAGCGGCTACACGCGTTTCTCGATTCGATGGATGCAGAAATGCATAGGGCGTATCTCGAGGCGGCAAGCGCGTTTCTTAAATCGGGAACCGACCCCGTCGGGCCGTCGCAGTATGCGGAAACGTTGTACACAGCGACGAAGGAGGCTCAAGAGAGTGAGTGGTCGGCGCCATCCGCCTCTCTCCGTGAGGAGATACGGGCACGTGGATTGTTAAAGCGGCTCGAGAGCCGGCCGAAATCGCTATCAAAAATGGAGTGCGTGGCGGGCCTCCTGGGGGCGGTGAGAAAATACCCAGCAATGGTGCGTGAGCGACCGAGTGCGGTTCTCGAATCGCTGAAGTGCGTACTGTGA
- a CDS encoding ABC transporter ATP-binding protein gives MVDSSEEITWREKLDAVVQVVKYRPLFVLPIVALGGLTAFLEGIGLSFIYPIMEVAQSEGEVTPQDTIMGLFLQVYEFLGIPFELGPLIVGISIVMTVRFSSSFTVAWMKAILQRDYEQYLRTEAFRAALNARIGYFDDEGSDDILNAIITETRYSGKVIQLGVQAMETLALVSVYLAIMVYIAPDMTVYAIVLLGGITYLLREVLEPGYTIGNRVAQANESVQQSVQAGTQGIRDVKLFNLSREVFAEFRDAITRYTESSIKLSRNKAALQNGYDLAAAVSLFALIYVGFTYSGLSLGALGIFLFAMFRLSPLASRLNSQVYSLEGNLSHLVRTQRFVRDLDSRNESNGDRSIEEIRDVEFDDVEFSYTEDETVLNGISFDVSKGEFIAFVGQSGAGKSTIVSLLARMYEPDAGEIRANGTSIGEFGLREWRERIAVVRQQPFIFNDTLENNVTIGKRDATRSEVEQVCEIAKVNEFVDELPNGYESQLGDDGVRLSGGQRQRIALARALLKDADLLVLDEATSDLDSNLEREVQASIESMDREYGMVAIAHRLSTVQNADVIYTVDSGEIVEAGTHEKLLEKGGEYAELYEIQSKA, from the coding sequence ATGGTCGACAGTTCCGAGGAAATCACCTGGCGGGAGAAACTCGATGCCGTCGTCCAGGTCGTGAAATACCGACCGCTGTTCGTGCTCCCGATCGTCGCACTGGGGGGCCTGACCGCGTTTCTCGAGGGGATCGGCCTGAGTTTCATCTATCCGATTATGGAAGTCGCACAGTCCGAAGGGGAGGTCACCCCGCAGGACACGATCATGGGGCTCTTTTTGCAGGTCTACGAATTTCTGGGGATTCCGTTCGAACTGGGGCCACTCATCGTCGGCATCTCGATCGTGATGACGGTGCGTTTCTCCTCCTCGTTCACCGTCGCCTGGATGAAGGCCATCCTCCAGCGGGACTACGAGCAGTACCTGCGGACAGAGGCGTTCCGCGCCGCGCTCAACGCCCGAATCGGCTACTTCGACGACGAGGGTTCCGACGACATCCTCAACGCGATCATCACCGAAACGCGGTACTCGGGGAAGGTAATCCAACTGGGCGTGCAAGCTATGGAGACGCTCGCGCTGGTGAGCGTCTATTTGGCCATCATGGTCTACATCGCTCCGGATATGACGGTCTATGCAATCGTTTTGCTCGGGGGGATCACGTACCTCCTGCGAGAGGTCCTCGAACCGGGGTACACGATCGGGAATCGGGTCGCCCAGGCCAACGAGTCCGTCCAGCAGTCTGTGCAAGCGGGGACCCAGGGGATTCGCGACGTGAAGTTGTTCAACCTCTCTCGGGAGGTTTTCGCGGAGTTCCGTGATGCGATCACGCGGTATACGGAATCCTCGATCAAATTGTCTCGCAACAAGGCCGCGCTCCAGAATGGATACGATCTGGCGGCCGCGGTGTCGCTCTTCGCGTTGATTTACGTCGGCTTCACCTATTCGGGCCTCTCCCTCGGAGCGCTCGGGATCTTCCTCTTCGCCATGTTCAGGCTCTCGCCGCTGGCGAGTCGTCTGAACAGTCAGGTGTACAGTCTGGAGGGGAACCTCTCGCATCTCGTTCGAACGCAACGATTCGTTCGCGATCTGGATTCTCGAAACGAGTCGAACGGAGATCGGTCGATCGAGGAGATTCGCGACGTGGAATTCGACGACGTGGAGTTCTCCTACACCGAGGATGAGACCGTTCTGAACGGGATCAGCTTCGATGTCTCGAAGGGGGAGTTCATCGCGTTCGTCGGGCAATCGGGTGCGGGGAAGTCGACGATCGTGTCCCTGCTGGCGCGGATGTACGAGCCCGACGCGGGGGAAATCCGAGCCAATGGGACTTCGATCGGGGAATTCGGTCTTCGGGAGTGGCGCGAGCGGATTGCGGTGGTGCGCCAGCAGCCGTTCATCTTCAACGACACGCTCGAGAACAACGTGACCATCGGGAAGCGGGACGCGACGCGTAGTGAGGTCGAGCAGGTCTGTGAGATCGCGAAGGTGAACGAATTCGTCGACGAATTGCCGAACGGCTACGAATCGCAGTTGGGTGACGACGGGGTTCGGCTCTCGGGTGGCCAGCGACAGCGGATTGCGCTCGCGCGGGCCCTGTTGAAGGACGCCGATTTGCTGGTGCTGGACGAGGCGACCAGCGATCTGGACTCGAATCTGGAAAGGGAGGTGCAGGCGTCCATCGAGTCGATGGATCGAGAGTACGGGATGGTCGCTATCGCGCACCGGCTGTCGACGGTGCAGAACGCTGACGTGATCTATACGGTCGATAGTGGAGAGATCGTCGAGGCGGGGACGCATGAGAAGTTGTTGGAGAAGGGTGGGGAGTATGCGGAATTGTACGAGATTCAGTCGAAGGCATAA
- the aglF gene encoding UTP--glucose-1-phosphate uridylyltransferase AglF, with amino-acid sequence MQAVVLAAGKGTRLRPLTEDKPKAMVEVDGKPLVAHVFDRLIELDASELIAVVGYQKEQIIEHFGDEYRDTPITYAHQREQAGLAHALLTAEEHIDDDFMLMLGDNIFQANLADVVNRQRENRTDAAFLVEEVPYEEASRYGVCDTNEYGEIVNVVEKPEDPPSNLVMTGFYTFTPAIFHAAHLVQPSDRGEYELSDAIDLLIESGRTIDAIRMDGWRIDVGYPEDRDEAEERLQELEASAK; translated from the coding sequence ATGCAAGCAGTCGTCCTCGCCGCCGGCAAGGGCACCCGCCTCCGCCCCCTGACGGAAGACAAACCCAAGGCGATGGTCGAAGTCGATGGCAAACCCCTCGTCGCACACGTCTTCGACCGCCTAATCGAATTGGACGCCTCCGAACTGATCGCCGTCGTCGGCTATCAGAAAGAACAGATCATCGAGCACTTCGGCGACGAGTATCGCGACACGCCCATCACCTACGCCCACCAGCGCGAGCAGGCGGGCCTTGCCCACGCCCTCCTCACCGCCGAGGAGCACATCGACGACGACTTCATGCTGATGCTCGGGGACAACATCTTCCAGGCCAACCTCGCGGACGTCGTCAACCGCCAGCGAGAGAACCGCACCGACGCAGCCTTCCTCGTCGAAGAGGTCCCCTACGAGGAGGCCTCCCGCTACGGCGTCTGTGACACCAACGAGTACGGCGAGATCGTCAACGTCGTCGAGAAACCCGAGGACCCGCCGTCGAACCTCGTCATGACGGGCTTCTACACCTTCACGCCGGCCATCTTCCACGCGGCCCACCTGGTCCAGCCCTCCGACCGCGGCGAGTACGAACTCTCGGACGCCATCGACCTGCTCATCGAGTCCGGGCGAACGATAGACGCCATTCGCATGGACGGCTGGCGAATCGACGTGGGCTATCCCGAGGATCGGGACGAAGCCGAGGAGCGACTGCAGGAGCTCGAGGCCTCTGCGAAATAA
- a CDS encoding AbrB/MazE/SpoVT family DNA-binding domain-containing protein — MSTDEPEVTTVTSKGQITIPSRLRKQFGLEKGTKLMVVPTDYGLVLKKLELPSVEEFQKRVEERAEAVDLSAEEVDELVHKARGTGE, encoded by the coding sequence ATGAGCACGGACGAACCCGAAGTAACCACCGTGACCTCGAAGGGGCAGATCACGATCCCGAGCCGCCTGCGAAAACAGTTCGGCCTCGAAAAAGGAACGAAACTGATGGTCGTTCCGACCGACTACGGGCTCGTCTTGAAAAAGCTCGAACTCCCGTCGGTCGAAGAGTTTCAAAAGCGGGTCGAGGAGCGAGCCGAGGCGGTCGATCTTTCGGCGGAAGAGGTCGACGAACTAGTACACAAAGCCCGGGGAACTGGTGAATGA
- a CDS encoding putative toxin-antitoxin system toxin component, PIN family has product MKAVLDTNVLISSVIATGVPHDVVVKGFSGEYGIIVSVATLTEFRETLLKYPDRFGMEEDEVQEEVETIRYFAEFVEPEDDISAVEADPDDDKFLEAAVAGNVDYVVSGDRHLLDLDSFRDIEVVTPRTFYEMLD; this is encoded by the coding sequence ATGAAGGCGGTTCTCGATACGAACGTCCTCATCTCGAGTGTCATCGCGACCGGCGTCCCCCACGACGTCGTCGTCAAGGGTTTCAGCGGTGAATATGGAATTATCGTCTCCGTCGCGACACTGACTGAATTTCGCGAGACGCTACTCAAATATCCCGACCGTTTCGGTATGGAGGAAGACGAAGTCCAGGAAGAGGTCGAAACGATTCGCTATTTCGCGGAATTCGTCGAGCCGGAAGATGACATCTCCGCTGTTGAAGCTGATCCGGACGATGACAAGTTTCTCGAAGCCGCTGTTGCCGGCAACGTAGATTATGTCGTATCCGGTGATCGGCACCTCCTCGATTTGGACTCGTTTCGGGACATCGAGGTCGTCACGCCGCGTACGTTTTACGAGATGCTCGATTGA